From Arcticibacter tournemirensis, one genomic window encodes:
- a CDS encoding ferric reductase-like transmembrane domain-containing protein, which translates to MKINIKATNYFFWGLALLVIPLSFLSAPEASEHHKMPPLLKHFNEIVALTGYSMLALSFVLSARIKWLERQFGGLDKMYQTHHKMAVLAFMFMIAHPFLLALRWIPDNAARFFLTVFPLHRRDEVNLGSYALWGIILLMIFTLLIKLPYRSWKISHKFMGVFFIMIVIHTFHLTVSFDRNPLLWLYLVMVSGLGIAAFIYQTLLYGLFNRGFVYVVNTVEKINGKVLSVKLSPRDRELKFIPGQFCFFSFRYPGMSRESHPYTLCSGEGSTVQILVKALGDYTSRLYDTLKPGAKVRINGPYGCFHFRDGIDDQVWIAGGVGIAPFVSWMNDLQQQPADKLRVELYYCVNHESEAVYLDEFRSFEQSFPGFKLHLICADKEGFLKVRDIQEIQKREIFLCGPKAMSVSLNEIFQEMNIPPQLIHYENFDFS; encoded by the coding sequence ATGAAAATCAATATTAAAGCCACGAACTACTTCTTCTGGGGGTTGGCTCTTCTTGTTATTCCGCTAAGTTTTTTATCGGCGCCCGAGGCTTCAGAGCATCATAAGATGCCGCCATTATTAAAACATTTTAACGAGATCGTAGCTCTGACAGGTTACTCAATGCTGGCTTTGTCCTTTGTCTTGTCGGCGCGGATTAAGTGGCTTGAACGTCAGTTCGGGGGCCTTGATAAGATGTATCAGACCCATCATAAAATGGCAGTGCTTGCTTTTATGTTTATGATAGCTCATCCATTTCTCCTGGCGTTACGCTGGATACCCGACAATGCTGCACGGTTTTTCTTAACGGTTTTTCCTCTGCATCGCCGGGATGAGGTGAACCTGGGCAGCTATGCACTATGGGGAATTATTTTGCTGATGATATTTACACTGCTTATTAAACTCCCATACCGCAGCTGGAAGATAAGTCACAAGTTTATGGGTGTTTTCTTTATAATGATTGTTATCCACACTTTTCATCTGACGGTGTCTTTCGACCGGAACCCATTGCTGTGGCTGTACCTGGTAATGGTTTCGGGCCTGGGGATCGCCGCGTTTATCTATCAGACTTTGCTGTACGGACTTTTTAATAGAGGATTCGTGTACGTGGTAAACACCGTTGAAAAAATCAACGGTAAAGTACTCAGTGTAAAACTTAGTCCCCGCGACCGCGAACTGAAATTTATTCCGGGTCAGTTTTGCTTCTTTAGTTTCCGTTACCCCGGGATGTCGCGCGAATCTCATCCATACACCCTTTGCAGTGGTGAAGGCAGCACGGTTCAGATATTAGTGAAGGCTCTTGGCGATTACACCTCCCGCTTATATGATACACTCAAACCTGGTGCGAAAGTGAGGATTAACGGTCCCTACGGCTGCTTTCACTTCAGAGATGGGATAGATGACCAGGTGTGGATTGCAGGAGGAGTTGGAATTGCGCCTTTTGTGAGCTGGATGAACGATTTGCAGCAACAGCCTGCAGATAAGCTTCGCGTTGAGCTTTATTATTGTGTGAACCATGAGAGTGAGGCGGTGTATCTTGATGAATTCAGGTCGTTTGAGCAAAGCTTTCCGGGATTTAAGCTGCATTTGATCTGCGCAGACAAGGAGGGATTCCTTAAAGTGAGGGATATTCAGGAAATACAAAAGAGGGAGATTTTCCTCTGCGGACCTAAGGCTATGAGCGTTTCTTTAAATGAGATATTCCAGGAAATGAACATACCACCGCAACTCATTCATTATGAAAATTTTGATTTTTCATAG
- a CDS encoding IS3 family transposase gives MKQQEPAMGIKKLCRLFGKSRHAWYDHQWRYQDIGLKEEIILQHVHQVRESLPRTGTLKLHYMLTPMLAEHDIRIGRDYLFDLMREHGLDIRRRKRRVVTTDSRHWMHKYANLVKELRINRPEQVWVSDITYIRMNSGWGYLSLVTDAYSRKIMGYCFHKDLAAQGCAQALRMALDNRIYQDELIHHSDRGSQYCSKEYVSVLLGSRIAISMTENGDPYENALAERVNGILKEEFNLHHSGLGFDDTKRKIAESIRAYNELRPHASCDYLTPDQAHLRAGVLMKRWKNKKSKKEELALV, from the coding sequence ATGAAACAGCAGGAACCCGCAATGGGAATAAAGAAACTGTGCAGACTGTTTGGCAAGAGCCGCCATGCCTGGTATGACCACCAGTGGCGCTATCAGGATATTGGATTAAAAGAGGAGATCATCCTGCAGCATGTCCATCAGGTCCGTGAGTCCCTGCCGCGGACAGGCACCCTTAAATTACATTACATGCTCACTCCCATGCTGGCTGAGCATGACATCCGAATAGGGCGGGACTATTTATTTGATCTGATGCGGGAGCACGGACTGGATATCCGGCGCCGTAAGAGGCGGGTAGTGACGACCGATTCGCGGCACTGGATGCATAAATATGCCAATTTGGTGAAAGAATTGAGGATTAACCGTCCCGAGCAGGTATGGGTGAGTGACATTACCTATATCCGCATGAACAGCGGATGGGGATATCTCAGCCTGGTGACGGATGCTTATTCCAGGAAGATCATGGGGTACTGCTTTCATAAAGATCTGGCTGCTCAGGGATGTGCACAGGCTCTGAGAATGGCCCTGGACAATCGGATCTATCAGGATGAACTGATCCATCATTCAGATCGGGGATCGCAGTATTGCAGCAAAGAGTATGTATCTGTATTACTGGGCAGCAGGATTGCCATCAGTATGACTGAAAATGGCGATCCTTATGAGAATGCGTTGGCCGAGCGGGTGAACGGGATTCTCAAAGAAGAATTCAACCTGCACCACTCAGGACTGGGCTTTGATGACACTAAAAGAAAGATCGCCGAAAGCATCCGGGCATATAATGAGTTAAGACCTCATGCCAGTTGTGATTACCTCACTCCAGATCAGGCTCATTTGCGGGCAGGAGTCTTGATGAAACGCTGGAAGAATAAAAAATCAAAAAAGGAGGAACTTGCCCTTGTATAG
- a CDS encoding transposase, giving the protein METKRAGKKSTRENKNVPFTKREIETIVEMIESGVPRREIRSQYGMHESTLTNWMTRYGSKDYYAERSRRYSPSEKRSVLRAVESGMSVREACVTFGIKCRTVVDRWVRQQKAENAELRRQIAPVKSEEKEPKGDSSGQVKELEEQLAEAQLKIRALETMIDIAEEQLKIDIRKKSGAKQSPK; this is encoded by the coding sequence ATGGAAACAAAAAGAGCAGGAAAAAAGTCAACAAGGGAGAATAAGAATGTTCCCTTTACCAAGCGAGAAATTGAGACAATAGTCGAAATGATCGAATCAGGCGTACCCCGTCGGGAGATACGGAGTCAGTACGGGATGCATGAATCGACCTTGACCAATTGGATGACCCGTTATGGATCGAAGGACTATTATGCAGAACGCAGCCGGCGGTATAGCCCCTCAGAGAAGCGGTCCGTGCTGCGGGCCGTGGAGTCAGGGATGTCGGTTCGGGAAGCCTGTGTGACCTTTGGCATCAAATGCAGGACGGTAGTAGACCGTTGGGTGAGACAACAGAAAGCAGAAAATGCCGAACTTAGGCGTCAAATAGCACCCGTGAAATCAGAAGAGAAGGAACCAAAAGGAGATTCGTCAGGTCAAGTCAAGGAGCTGGAGGAACAACTGGCAGAGGCACAGCTAAAGATCCGGGCCCTGGAGACGATGATCGATATTGCCGAAGAACAGCTCAAAATCGATATCCGAAAAAAGTCTGGAGCCAAACAGTCACCAAAATGA
- a CDS encoding TonB-dependent receptor, with amino-acid sequence MKKYLYSISLLFSTLGSFAQTGTIEGKISHKDSGVGHASLKVENTGKGTLADGQGRFVIKEIAPGQHTLVISSIGFETLKLPVTVRPGEVTVANASLKEVSSSLNDVVITGTRTNRRRLESPVAVNILDSRTFNITQSNTVSEGLCFQPGLRMETDCQTCNYTQLRMNGLGGSYSQVLINSRPVFSSLMSMYGLDQIPSNMVDRIEVVRGGGSVLYGTSAIAGTVNILTKEPETSSFTVSSNTASIKGKATDNFLNLNASVINDEKNAGASFFASHRNRDAYDANGDDYSEIAKLTNNSFGFNSFLKFDPQNKLEVNGWSIYEERRGGNKIEERADKADQSEYRLHNILLGGFNFDHYSKNNKNSYSIYASAQHTRRTHYTGIDQADAWGRTKNHSFQGGFQYNQVFDDFLNGKNTLTTGMEIQSEYTFDEIALYNYLIDQRVNLLGAFVQSDWEINRSITVLSGLRVNKSNKVDRLILTPRISALYKPGQNTQIRASYARGFKAPQAFETDMHIAFAGGGVSLISIDPALKEETSDSYNVSVDFNKANEKLIYGFTGDVFYTNLHDSFILEERGTDENGNQRLFRKNGSNSTVKGITLEGRINYSQKFQLETGLTVQRAEYDRPVAWSSELPGSREYLRSPETYGFYTLSILPQSRFNVNISGVITGPMKVPHFAGAPGVNQDALITSRTFTETNIRLSYRFTLKSIRQDLQFNAGIQNLFDQYQKDFDTGKNRDSNYIYGPQRPFTVFAGIKFGLM; translated from the coding sequence ATGAAAAAGTACCTTTACAGCATTTCCCTCCTATTTAGCACCCTCGGTTCTTTTGCGCAAACGGGAACGATCGAAGGAAAGATCAGCCACAAAGATTCGGGAGTCGGCCATGCTTCTCTCAAAGTTGAAAATACTGGCAAAGGGACGCTTGCCGACGGGCAGGGACGATTTGTAATAAAGGAAATCGCTCCCGGCCAACATACCCTGGTTATTTCCTCCATAGGGTTTGAAACATTAAAACTTCCGGTGACAGTTCGTCCCGGCGAGGTAACGGTGGCTAATGCTTCCCTGAAAGAGGTATCTTCCTCTCTTAATGATGTCGTGATCACAGGCACCAGGACCAACAGAAGGCGACTGGAGAGTCCGGTGGCTGTGAATATTCTGGACAGCCGCACTTTTAACATTACACAATCGAACACAGTTTCCGAAGGACTGTGTTTTCAGCCGGGCCTCCGGATGGAAACCGACTGCCAAACCTGCAATTACACTCAGTTACGGATGAACGGATTAGGAGGATCGTATTCGCAGGTACTGATTAACAGCAGACCAGTCTTTAGCTCCCTGATGAGTATGTATGGATTAGATCAGATTCCCTCCAATATGGTCGACCGGATAGAGGTAGTGCGCGGTGGCGGATCCGTATTATACGGCACGTCGGCCATCGCCGGAACAGTCAATATTCTGACTAAAGAACCGGAGACCAGCTCATTCACCGTTTCATCTAATACAGCATCGATCAAAGGCAAGGCAACCGACAATTTTTTAAACCTGAATGCCAGCGTCATTAATGACGAAAAAAACGCAGGAGCTTCATTCTTTGCTTCCCACCGTAACCGCGACGCCTATGATGCCAATGGAGATGACTATTCTGAAATAGCTAAGCTCACCAACAACTCATTCGGATTTAACTCCTTTCTTAAATTCGATCCGCAGAATAAACTGGAGGTCAACGGATGGAGCATTTACGAAGAGCGCCGGGGTGGCAACAAAATTGAGGAACGGGCCGACAAGGCCGACCAGTCTGAATACCGCCTGCACAACATTCTTCTGGGAGGGTTTAATTTCGACCATTACTCTAAGAACAACAAAAACTCGTACAGCATTTATGCTTCAGCACAACATACCCGCCGGACACACTATACGGGCATAGACCAGGCCGACGCCTGGGGGCGTACAAAAAATCATTCATTCCAGGGAGGGTTCCAGTACAATCAAGTTTTCGACGATTTTCTGAACGGAAAAAACACACTCACTACAGGAATGGAAATACAAAGCGAATACACCTTCGACGAAATAGCCCTCTATAATTATTTGATAGATCAGAGGGTAAACCTTTTAGGCGCCTTTGTCCAGAGCGACTGGGAAATCAACCGTAGCATCACGGTTCTGTCAGGTCTCCGGGTAAACAAGTCGAATAAAGTAGACCGCCTCATCTTAACCCCCAGGATCAGCGCCTTATACAAGCCCGGCCAGAATACACAGATAAGGGCATCCTACGCCCGCGGATTTAAAGCGCCGCAAGCTTTTGAAACCGATATGCATATCGCCTTTGCCGGAGGAGGTGTTTCTTTAATCAGTATCGATCCCGCCCTAAAGGAAGAAACCTCTGATAGTTACAATGTTTCTGTCGACTTTAATAAGGCAAATGAAAAGCTGATCTATGGATTCACAGGCGACGTCTTTTACACGAACTTGCACGATTCGTTCATCCTCGAAGAAAGAGGCACCGATGAAAACGGAAATCAACGGCTGTTCAGAAAAAATGGAAGTAACTCGACTGTTAAGGGTATCACGCTCGAAGGACGGATTAACTACAGCCAGAAATTTCAGCTTGAAACCGGTTTAACCGTTCAGAGGGCAGAATACGACCGCCCGGTAGCCTGGTCTTCAGAACTCCCAGGAAGTCGCGAATACCTGCGCAGTCCTGAAACGTACGGTTTCTATACCCTCAGCATCCTTCCTCAAAGCCGGTTCAATGTTAATATTTCAGGGGTTATTACAGGACCGATGAAAGTACCACACTTTGCCGGTGCCCCCGGAGTAAACCAGGACGCATTAATAACTTCACGCACCTTTACGGAAACGAATATCCGTCTCTCCTACCGGTTTACCTTGAAAAGCATAAGGCAGGATCTGCAATTCAACGCAGGGATCCAGAACCTTTTCGATCAGTATCAAAAGGACTTTGATACCGGGAAGAACCGCGATAGCAACTACATCTATGGTCCTCAAAGGCCCTTTACGGTGTTTGCCGGCATTAAGTTTGGCCTGATGTAA
- a CDS encoding RagB/SusD family nutrient uptake outer membrane protein, giving the protein MKATKIFLAGLVALSLSSCKDFLDVEPTNMGKVETSIQTPADAQIMVNGMMNSMTDVNYYGRNFIMYGDAKGGDLTVYSQGRGLDALYTFNHTATTNSFSGTWLQIYNGIHQANNILEGIATIEATAPNASFDTYKAQALTARAIMHFDLVRLYGKSYDDDKSSFGVPNVTTRLGSEAQPLRATVEQNYTQILADLTKAAPLLPKTITKGYINYYTNLAMQARVYLYMKDYANALIAAEEVISKTALYSLYSNAAWVASWKTPFGSESIFELGVFATENDLGTSALGVYLRRSGHGSNNALGQFLVSDYYLDRLRQDPNDVRWGILARDETSATRMGSLYKYSGSTTLEGDGKATNTAVNIKVIRLSEIYLIAAEAALPTDKAKAVTYLNAIRKRAPNLAPATEATISLDMILDERSKELLGEGHRFFDMIRLNKTITFNDELGGLSVAGRETSINRSFYKTRLPISQTEINANPGLKAQQNQGY; this is encoded by the coding sequence ATGAAAGCAACAAAAATATTTTTAGCAGGTCTTGTGGCTTTAAGCCTGTCGTCATGTAAGGACTTCCTCGATGTAGAGCCAACCAATATGGGTAAGGTGGAGACTTCTATTCAGACACCTGCCGACGCGCAGATAATGGTGAATGGAATGATGAACAGCATGACCGATGTGAACTATTACGGGAGAAATTTTATTATGTATGGTGATGCCAAAGGGGGTGATCTGACGGTATATTCCCAGGGGCGGGGCTTAGATGCGCTATACACATTTAACCACACAGCAACCACGAACAGCTTTTCGGGGACATGGCTTCAGATTTACAATGGTATTCATCAGGCCAACAACATTCTCGAAGGTATTGCGACAATCGAAGCTACTGCTCCTAATGCGAGTTTTGATACTTACAAGGCACAGGCTTTGACTGCCCGGGCGATCATGCATTTTGATCTGGTGCGTCTGTATGGCAAGTCGTATGATGATGATAAAAGTTCATTTGGTGTTCCCAATGTAACGACAAGACTAGGTTCGGAGGCTCAGCCACTTCGTGCAACAGTTGAACAGAATTATACACAAATACTGGCAGATCTTACTAAAGCGGCTCCTTTATTGCCTAAAACAATCACTAAGGGCTACATAAATTACTATACTAACCTGGCGATGCAGGCCCGGGTATATCTTTACATGAAGGATTACGCGAATGCGCTGATTGCTGCAGAAGAAGTAATCAGCAAAACCGCGCTTTACAGCTTGTATAGCAATGCCGCGTGGGTGGCTTCGTGGAAAACACCATTTGGCTCCGAGTCGATCTTCGAACTGGGTGTTTTTGCAACGGAGAATGATTTGGGTACTTCTGCTTTGGGCGTCTATCTTCGTCGCAGCGGACATGGATCCAACAATGCGCTGGGACAGTTTTTAGTAAGTGATTACTATCTGGACCGTCTGCGTCAGGATCCCAATGATGTTCGCTGGGGCATTTTAGCCCGCGACGAAACCTCGGCGACACGTATGGGCTCCTTGTATAAATATAGCGGTAGCACTACTTTGGAAGGGGATGGTAAGGCCACGAATACTGCCGTGAATATTAAGGTGATACGGCTCTCTGAAATTTACCTGATTGCCGCCGAAGCTGCGCTTCCAACCGATAAGGCGAAGGCTGTGACCTACCTGAATGCCATTCGCAAGCGCGCTCCGAACCTTGCGCCTGCGACAGAGGCAACTATCAGCCTTGATATGATCCTCGACGAGAGAAGCAAGGAGTTGTTAGGTGAAGGTCATAGGTTTTTTGACATGATCCGCTTAAATAAAACAATTACGTTCAATGATGAACTCGGCGGCTTAAGTGTTGCAGGTCGGGAGACATCCATCAACAGGAGCTTTTACAAAACGAGACTGCCCATTTCGCAGACAGAGATCAATGCAAATCCGGGATTAAAAGCACAGCAAAACCAAGGCTATTAA
- a CDS encoding SusC/RagA family TonB-linked outer membrane protein: MDNQALQEVMVVAYGTATKGTYTGSASVIKQSAIKDVPAASFETAMIGRTPGVQITSASGQAGSAPMIRIRGVGSMSATNEPLYVIDGVPAVSGNAGQMKDYTTATNNVMSSINPSDIESITILKDAAASSLYGSRAANGVIIVTTKRGKSGRPVVNFKSSVGFTPSWATDNYEPAGIQEQTNMLYRVFYDYNIAGKKTEAAANADALRRLNGKFNRHGYYFETAGTGLSENVIIKGMTDGIVNREGTYFDWEDALFRTGVYQTNDFSVSGGDANTTYYSSLSYTKDQSRVKINSFDRVAGRVNLAQKVGKYVEFISNVNIGRTGQEGYNDSRNTNSNYFMQTRNLLWPFYWPTDYKTGQPFTARYGSLAQNAVYYDNEWENSSITRRITANETLNIKFLPELNLKSVFSYDNVQVKDHIYYSALHFNGSGTNGSVNEMTTNINKLVSSTTLNYAKQFGLHNIGMLAGFEAEKNETDFQRSTGTNLASSSLRTVETAGVLTANAYEWGNNLLSGFTRAEYNYGQKYYASASFRRDGSSRLGPDTRWGNFWSVAGAWTIGNEDFMKEVDYVSNLRLRASYGTNGTLPTDDYGWRNLTSYKSKYMNQPAGAIVTIADPNLTWETSYSSNLAVEFGLFNQRISGSVEYFNRNSKNLLQNVPLSLVVGIPNTLKNVGEINNRGIEVELGGDIIRRNDLRWSASVNAAFLKSKVTKLYKAEGAAAANDIVWIDPTLSVEDRRAQYIFREGESTRAFWGYEWAGVHPASGRNVWYVNSPEGESEGDFIHNGRGATFDYSKANYTVLGSAIPDVYGGINTDLEYKGFTLGLNFNYKIGGYLYDAAFKDVADDGYYWERIRSQIYYEEMWTAENPEGTLPALSGLDLTDPQQFSNRQMHDASFLRLKNVTLAYNLPKDLIKRIGVSNARVYLNGSNLLTFSKYKIADPEVNEYGTRGWETPFGKTYTMGVEFSF, encoded by the coding sequence TTGGATAATCAGGCCCTCCAGGAAGTAATGGTGGTAGCCTATGGGACAGCGACAAAGGGAACGTATACAGGCTCAGCCTCTGTTATTAAGCAGAGCGCAATTAAAGACGTTCCTGCCGCTTCCTTTGAGACTGCCATGATCGGGCGGACACCTGGTGTGCAGATCACCTCTGCGTCGGGGCAGGCCGGATCTGCTCCAATGATACGGATCAGGGGAGTTGGCTCCATGAGCGCCACAAATGAGCCTCTGTATGTCATTGACGGAGTTCCGGCGGTATCCGGAAATGCGGGGCAGATGAAGGACTATACTACTGCCACCAACAATGTGATGAGTTCGATAAATCCTTCTGATATTGAATCGATCACCATACTGAAAGATGCTGCGGCATCTTCCCTGTACGGTTCAAGAGCAGCAAACGGAGTGATTATCGTGACTACAAAGCGAGGGAAAAGCGGCAGGCCTGTGGTCAACTTTAAATCCTCTGTTGGCTTTACTCCTTCATGGGCAACCGATAACTATGAGCCGGCGGGGATCCAGGAACAAACGAACATGTTATACCGGGTTTTTTACGACTATAATATTGCCGGCAAAAAAACAGAAGCGGCTGCAAATGCAGATGCTTTAAGAAGGCTTAATGGCAAGTTTAACAGGCATGGCTATTATTTTGAGACGGCAGGGACGGGCTTATCTGAAAATGTCATCATCAAAGGTATGACCGATGGAATAGTGAACCGTGAAGGTACTTACTTTGACTGGGAGGACGCACTCTTCAGAACGGGCGTGTATCAGACAAATGACTTTTCTGTAAGCGGTGGTGATGCAAACACTACGTACTATTCTTCTTTGTCTTATACGAAAGATCAGAGCCGCGTTAAAATCAATAGTTTCGACCGCGTGGCCGGCCGCGTGAATTTAGCTCAGAAAGTAGGGAAGTATGTAGAGTTTATATCGAACGTGAACATCGGGAGGACCGGCCAGGAGGGATATAACGATTCGAGAAACACCAACTCGAACTACTTTATGCAAACCAGGAATCTGCTATGGCCATTTTACTGGCCTACGGATTATAAAACCGGTCAGCCTTTTACCGCAAGGTATGGCAGTCTCGCTCAAAATGCTGTATACTACGACAATGAGTGGGAGAATAGTTCGATCACACGAAGGATAACGGCAAATGAGACCCTCAATATCAAATTTCTTCCTGAACTGAACCTCAAATCAGTGTTCTCGTACGATAATGTGCAGGTTAAAGATCATATTTACTACAGTGCTCTTCACTTTAATGGATCCGGTACCAATGGCTCAGTGAACGAGATGACCACCAATATCAATAAGCTCGTATCTTCCACTACGCTGAATTATGCGAAGCAATTCGGACTACATAACATCGGCATGCTGGCCGGATTTGAAGCAGAAAAGAATGAAACCGATTTTCAGCGTTCCACCGGTACAAATCTTGCGTCGAGTTCGTTACGTACTGTAGAAACTGCAGGTGTGCTCACGGCAAATGCCTATGAGTGGGGGAATAACCTGCTATCGGGATTTACCCGTGCCGAGTATAACTATGGGCAGAAATATTATGCATCGGCCTCGTTCCGCCGTGATGGATCTTCAAGACTCGGCCCGGATACACGCTGGGGGAATTTCTGGTCGGTAGCCGGAGCCTGGACTATTGGCAACGAAGATTTTATGAAAGAGGTTGACTACGTGAGCAACCTTCGGCTGAGGGCTTCGTATGGTACAAATGGAACGCTTCCTACCGACGATTATGGCTGGAGGAATCTGACCAGCTATAAATCAAAATACATGAATCAGCCGGCCGGTGCTATCGTTACCATCGCTGATCCCAACCTCACCTGGGAAACCAGCTACTCTTCGAACCTGGCCGTCGAGTTTGGATTATTTAACCAAAGGATCAGCGGATCTGTTGAATATTTTAACAGAAACTCAAAAAATCTGCTTCAGAATGTTCCCTTGTCATTGGTGGTCGGTATACCGAATACTCTTAAGAACGTAGGCGAAATTAATAACCGGGGCATTGAAGTGGAACTGGGCGGCGATATTATCCGCAGGAATGACCTGAGATGGAGCGCAAGTGTAAATGCCGCATTTTTAAAATCGAAGGTTACAAAACTGTATAAGGCAGAAGGCGCTGCTGCAGCGAATGATATTGTATGGATTGATCCTACTTTGTCAGTTGAAGACAGGAGGGCGCAATATATCTTCAGGGAAGGCGAGTCGACACGTGCGTTCTGGGGATATGAGTGGGCCGGTGTTCATCCTGCAAGCGGCCGAAACGTTTGGTATGTAAACTCGCCGGAGGGTGAGAGTGAAGGCGACTTCATACATAACGGCAGGGGTGCAACCTTTGATTATTCAAAGGCTAATTATACAGTTTTAGGCTCTGCAATCCCGGATGTATACGGCGGGATTAATACCGATCTGGAATACAAGGGATTCACCCTCGGTCTGAATTTTAACTATAAGATAGGTGGTTATCTGTATGATGCTGCTTTTAAAGACGTGGCAGATGATGGATACTATTGGGAGAGGATTAGATCGCAGATCTACTATGAGGAGATGTGGACCGCTGAAAACCCGGAAGGAACTTTACCTGCCTTGTCTGGTTTAGACCTGACCGACCCGCAGCAATTCAGCAACCGTCAGATGCACGATGCCAGCTTCCTAAGGCTTAAAAACGTAACGCTTGCTTATAATTTGCCGAAGGATCTGATCAAAAGGATCGGTGTTTCGAATGCCAGGGTATATCTCAACGGCAGCAATCTTCTGACATTTTCAAAGTATAAAATAGCCGATCCTGAAGTAAATGAGTATGGCACCAGGGGCTGGGAGACACCTTTCGGAAAGACCTATACAATGGGCGTTGAATTTAGTTTCTAA
- a CDS encoding carboxypeptidase-like regulatory domain-containing protein: MRKSLLILFSVLLYLATFAQGQIRVTGKVTSAEDGKGVFSTVLLKGTSKGASTDLNGAYSLDNVPQNGTLIFSALGYKKLEIQVKGRGPSVG, from the coding sequence ATGAGAAAATCTCTACTGATTTTATTTAGTGTCCTGCTTTACCTGGCAACATTTGCACAGGGACAAATCAGGGTGACGGGAAAAGTCACATCTGCAGAAGATGGAAAAGGTGTTTTTTCTACTGTGCTCTTAAAGGGTACGTCGAAAGGGGCATCCACTGATTTAAACGGAGCTTATTCGCTCGATAACGTACCCCAGAATGGTACTCTTATTTTTTCAGCTTTAGGGTATAAAAAGCTGGAAATACAGGTGAAAGGACGCGGCCCTTCAGTTGGATAA
- a CDS encoding class I SAM-dependent methyltransferase, producing MKANYSQKASNAEIRTRFDNDVERFSNLETGQQTTIDAALTMELCTEAAKYTTPQGKELLDIGCGAGNYSLKMLSKLPDLNCTLNDLSMPMLERAKARVSSQTNGETTIIQDDMRNLNLPDNHFDIVLAAATLHHLRDDADWELVFGKIYRCIKPGGSFWISDLIGHDSPPIDKLFQGKYSEYLETLGGPGYRQKVLDYIDHEDTPRSLNYQLALLSRVGLKHTEVLHKNSCFAAFGGIK from the coding sequence ATGAAAGCAAATTACTCGCAGAAGGCGTCTAATGCCGAGATCAGAACAAGGTTCGATAATGATGTAGAACGGTTTTCAAACCTCGAAACTGGCCAGCAAACCACTATCGATGCGGCACTTACAATGGAACTATGCACAGAGGCTGCGAAATACACAACCCCCCAAGGCAAAGAACTGCTTGATATTGGCTGCGGGGCAGGAAACTATTCCTTAAAGATGCTGAGTAAGCTACCCGATCTGAATTGCACATTAAATGATCTGAGTATGCCTATGCTTGAAAGGGCTAAAGCACGGGTATCCTCACAAACCAATGGAGAAACAACCATTATACAGGATGATATGCGTAACTTAAATTTGCCCGACAATCATTTCGATATCGTGCTGGCAGCGGCAACCTTGCATCATTTGCGTGACGACGCCGACTGGGAACTGGTTTTCGGGAAGATTTACAGGTGTATAAAGCCGGGGGGCAGCTTCTGGATCTCCGACCTGATCGGCCATGATTCTCCCCCAATTGACAAGCTTTTCCAGGGGAAGTACAGTGAATACCTGGAAACCCTCGGAGGCCCCGGATACCGGCAAAAAGTATTGGACTATATTGATCACGAGGACACCCCCCGTTCCCTGAACTACCAGCTGGCTTTATTGAGCCGGGTTGGCCTTAAACATACCGAAGTGCTACATAAAAATTCCTGCTTTGCCGCATTCGGGGGAATAAAATAA